In Setaria italica strain Yugu1 chromosome IX, Setaria_italica_v2.0, whole genome shotgun sequence, the genomic stretch TTCTCGTTTCTCCACCGCCCCGGCCATAGCGGCACCCCCGATCCGACGTGTACCTCAGACGTGGCGCGCTTCCATTGGGAGACAAACGTCATTACCGCCGACGCAGCTGCCAGGCTCGCAGGTTCCTCCCTGGGGCGCCCGCAGGTCAGTGATTGGGAAAGGATTAAGACCCGTCGCCTTCTCCGTCCTCCTTCCCCCATCtccatccccttcctccccgccCCTGCCTCTCTGCTCCAACCGCTCTCCGATTTGATCACCGATTGGGGTCGATTAGGGTTTACTAGTGGGAGAGGGAGCTAGGGTTTCGCCGGAGATGGCGCAGGCGGTGGAGGAGTGGTACCGGCAGATGCCCATCATCACCCGCTCCtacctcaccgccgccgtcgtcaccaCCGTCGGCTGCACCCTCGATGTACCTTCTCTCCccgcctctccctctcccacgATCAGGAGATTCTTCTCCTGCTCTGCTGCTAGGATCTCTAATCGCATGATCTGGCACCTGCTCGGTCCTGTGTAATCCGCTCATATGACCTGTTGGCTCGTCCGCGCAGATCATTTCGCCGTATCACCTGTACCTCAACCCGAAGCTCGTGGTGCAGCACTACGAGATCTGGCGCCTCGTCACCAACTTCCTCTACTTCCGCAAGATGGGTATGTGCTCCTTATCCTTACCTCTACCCTAGCCTGCAAGTGCAAGGCGTGAAGGCGACGTGATATCTGACTATATGTTTGGATAGAGTGGTATAGATGCGCACGTTGTAGGGGATACTTGTTTTCAACTGCGAGTGGAGATGTGCCGATTTGTTATGTAAATACCACTCCATTATCCATACTATATACATTTAGTGCATTATGTGCATGGTTATGAAAATCAGTAACCGATAGCCGTTAAGTCAGCCATGTTGTAGCAACAGTGCAGCTTTACCAGACTgatcgtacgggttggcagttATTCGGTCACAAGTAGGTGCACTGCTTTTTCTTGTATATGGCATAACAGAAGCTTACATTGGTTCCTAGGGTGTTGTTCGTCAAGTGATGCGATGCAGCACAGTGGATATGTTAGAATGGAAACATTGTGCACACAATGGGGAAGTACCGTACTACCGTGTGCCTTACAGCATGCCATCCATTTATGTTTGTTGGAGCGTGCATGTGGATAACGACAATTTTGACTGGAAAGAATATCAACCTGTTTCATTTGTCCTCTTCCATTAGCCACCAGCAAAATAATCATTGGGTTTCTAACCTCAACCTCTAAGCTTCGTAGTGCGTTGGAAGAGCCACTTTCCCTAGTCTGTTGAGCCTTGTTAATGTGAACTGGATTCAGTGCCATCAGTCTTAATTGTGTGACACGTGCTGCTTTAAGTGCCATGCCTTATGAAGAGCTTGTGCATTGTAGTGCACAATGTACAGattttatttatgatcatgcTGTATTTCAAATCAAATTCATAATGTTGAAAGCTCTTTTCACCCTTTCAAGGTCAGCTAGGAAGTTGCTATATTGAAAACAATGGTGATAATGGTTATCTAACCACTTATCCAGTTATCACAAAGAGATCGTGAAATGAATTGAGGGACTGGAAAGAACCATTGGTTTGCGTCTGAACATTCAAGCATCTAGAACCAGTGCCTCTGGATATAATGCTAGTCTGTGTATGTTCATTTGATAGCATAGAATGGATATGCATTCTTGGCTTGTTGGATGTGTACGTGTGCACTATTTCCAAACTTGTAAATTTTAATTACTGCTATATTAGCATTGCAACATTTTTCTGCATATTTCAAGTGCTTCAATTTTACAATTAAATTTTACTCTTTTCTGCAGATTTGGATTTTCTGTTCCATATGTTTTTTCTTGCACGATACTGCAAGCTTCTTGAGGAGAACTCATTTAGAGGGAGAACTGCTGACTTTTTCTACATGCTCTTGTTTGGTGCTACTGTCTTAACTGGCATTGTTCTAATCGGAGGGATGATACCTTATGTTTCTGAGACATTTGCCAGAATTCTGTTCTTGAGCAATTCATTGACGTTCATGATGGTATGAGACTACCAGTGTTTATAATTTTGAATAAATAGTTCTCAATTCAATGGCTAGGGCACAATTGAGCAAAATCTTACATTAAAAATATTCTCTCTTGGGGTGTCTGATGCAGAACTTTAGTAATAACTCTTTGACTTTTGATATGTGATGGCAGGTTTATGTCTGGAGCAAGCACAATCCCTTCATCCACATGAGCTTTCTAGGCTTGTTCACCTTTACTGCTGCTTACTTACCTTGGGTAAGTGTTCTCCTGCTCCATTTCCTGAATGCCGCACCATTGCATCAGCCCATCTGATGCTCAtcttaaattatttttatggtGACCATATCTGTATGAATCAATCATCTTTCTCATGCCTGAATGTCGCATAAGATGTGAAATAATGTATTTCTTTTGGTTGCGCATAGATAGCAATTTCTTTATGAATATCCACTACCTGGTTTGGAAGGGCCACATGTCCCAATTCCCACACCTAGTGATTCcaggcttttttttttggatatcCAATGATCAAAATATATGCTCGTGAGAGTTCTAGCTTACTGAGGTTTTGGTATTTATTGATATGTTCTATCTCTCATCATGAAATACTAGTTTCCCTTCACAATTTATGCCTGTAGAAAGAAGCGTCTTTCCTTTACTGTTATTTATTTGTTCTAGAGGTGCCTGAGGTGTGAGATAAATGAATATCGTAACCTCTTAGGTAATCTGATTGAGGAATAAATGCTCATAGGAGTAAATACATATTTGAAATCATTATAAGAAAATGGGGCCATTTCACTTAGAAATGTACAGTAAGTTTCAGGTTAATGAGGGCTAGTGAAACTGAGGGAGCATTATTAATTTGTGTCTTAAAGAACTGCTTTGAATAACTTGATGAGATCTCAACTCCAATCAAGCAGAACATGGTCATTGTCTTAATTGTTTTCTCTTGAATCGCAGGTCCTTTTGGGGTTCTCTATCCTTGTTGGGAGCAGCACATGGGTGGATCTCTTGGTATGTTTCTTCTGGTTCAGACAAGTTTATAGTAATATTGTAATGATGAAATTTGACCATCAAATCTTGCAGGGAAAATCTTTTCTTGATGAGTCTATATTTTCCGTGCATGTATATTGGAATAATACTCATTTCCCCCGTATTCCGCCACCCACCACCTGACTACATAAATGTAGCTGATGCCTGATAGCTATTTATTTGCGTTATACTTCTGAAGCTTTTGAGTCTGTATCACTTCTGCTTTTTGCTGCACAACTCCTATTGTCAGTAGATGTTATTGAAGCTTGTTCAACTTGTTAGAAAAAGGTCTGCACAGTACAGTTTGTCCATTTTTCTGCAGAGGTTGGGATCATAAAACTAAATCAATGTGACACAAGATCTTGTATTGATGTTAGGAAAGTGGAGCTACAGCTCTCACTAGATTTACCTCTTAGGATTCAAATTGTTGCACTGTTCTGAATCATGGACTTTTGCCTGTATAGTGTCTgagtgtcatcatcatcattctcTATTTTTTGTAGGAATGAGTGATCTATCTCTAACTGATATCACATTTCTTTGCAGGGTATGATTGCTGGACATGTGTACTACTTTCTGGAAGATGTATACCCACGGATGACTGGCCGCCGGCCCCTGAAGACTCCATCATTCATCAAGGCGCTGTTTGCTGATGACAATGTTGTGGTGGCACGGGCACCCAATGCTGGGGTTGGCGCAGGTGCTAGGTTTGGTGGTATGGGTCCAGATCCCCAGGTCCAATGATGCCCTGAGGCTGCGACAGGTGTGAGAGGCGGCAGTTTGTTTATCAGCTCAAATTGTGATTGTACAAGCCGACGTTCTTGTGTATTTATACAGGCTAGATGAGGAGTTATTGTGCATAACAAAAGATTGGTAGTATCTGAGGCAGCTAAGTTGCTCACCTCTTGGCAAAGGTGGACCGAAATGATCTATGATTGCCAGACAAGCCACCTCATGTTTCTGAAACTTGTTCTTTGCAATGGTTAACATCTGACCTGGTAGGCTGGTACTCTTTCATGGTAATCTGTAGTCTAGGAAACTCTTTCAAACAGAGTTGAGTTTGGTACTTCGGCACCGAGAATTGTATCGAGCGTTGTAATTGCAGAATGGTGCAAGAAATGGCTCTTTAACATCGTGACCGTGGTTGGTTGATTTGCCCTCCCGATTCTGCTGTTTCTGCGATCTGGAGATGTTCTGTGTTTCAACTTTTGGAACCTCTGCTGTTTCCTCGATCTGAGTTGAACCTTTCTTGTCGTTTCAACTTTCAAGTGTTATGAGTCTCAagagtttttcttttaaatTTTAACCCGTGTTGATGCTCAAACTTACAGCGTGTTCACATGATATGGAAACCTGTAGTTTAAAATTGAATTTCTTGCGCATCTAGAGAAAAGGATCTGTAAGAAATACCGGATTGAATTTGTTTCTGAGAACAAAAATTAATCAAGTTACTCGCGCGAACAGATACACGGAGTGAAGTTACCTAGTTGGCGTTCTCCAAAGGTCACTACGACCCAACGCGCAGTCACCGTCGTCTTCACGGCGAGCTCGACTCAAAAACGATgtcctcccgccaccgccgcctggcATCGCTGACGAAGCTGCTGACCACCCACGTGaacgccgcccgccaccgcgaCGCGCTCTCGCTCTTCTCCCGCATGCTCTCCGCCCCCGACCTCCCGCCGCCCACCGACCCCTCCTTCGCCCACGCCTTCCCGCTCGCTATCAAGTCCGCCACCGCCCTCCGtgtcccccgcgccgccgccttcttccaCGCTTTCGCCGCCAAGTGCGGTCTCCTCTACAGCCCCTTCCTCGCCTCCGCCCTCATCGCGTCCtacggcgccggtgccggcgcctcCCACGAACTCGCCCGCCGCCTGTTCGACGAATTGCCCGCTCGCAACGCCATCGTCTGGA encodes the following:
- the LOC101774838 gene encoding derlin-2, which encodes MAQAVEEWYRQMPIITRSYLTAAVVTTVGCTLDIISPYHLYLNPKLVVQHYEIWRLVTNFLYFRKMDLDFLFHMFFLARYCKLLEENSFRGRTADFFYMLLFGATVLTGIVLIGGMIPYVSETFARILFLSNSLTFMMVYVWSKHNPFIHMSFLGLFTFTAAYLPWVLLGFSILVGSSTWVDLLGMIAGHVYYFLEDVYPRMTGRRPLKTPSFIKALFADDNVVVARAPNAGVGAGARFGGMGPDPQVQ